Proteins encoded in a region of the Ancylobacter sp. SL191 genome:
- the choV gene encoding choline ABC transporter ATP-binding protein: MAAVEFRNIDIVFGAEQKRALGLIDEGRTREEILNLTGAVLGAAGVSLSIERGEICVLMGLSGSGKSTILRAINRLNEVARGAVMVEHKGAMIDVARCDEDTLRDIRMNTVSMVFQQFGLLPWRTVRDNVGFGLELRGTPPAERRRIVDEKLAMVGLTNWAEKYTNELSGGMQQRVGLARAFATDADILLMDEPFSALDPLIRDKLQDELLDLQRRIQKTIVFVSHDLDEALKLGNKIAIMEGGRIVQAGTAEDILLRPANAYVAEFVKHMNPLNVLRGTAVMRPAASLPREGDSVVLDKGGHVRLRVDGEGRPLSLDVDGRAGLLATADGEAGVIDDKLAHDADCIVAPVDLKLKAAIELKRHTELPILLVDNLGRLAGLCDDDEIYRGLLRRLDG; the protein is encoded by the coding sequence ATGGCTGCCGTTGAATTCCGCAACATCGACATCGTCTTCGGCGCCGAGCAGAAGCGCGCGCTGGGTCTCATCGACGAGGGCCGCACCCGCGAGGAAATCCTCAACCTCACCGGGGCCGTGCTGGGCGCGGCCGGCGTCAGCCTCTCCATCGAGCGCGGCGAGATCTGCGTGCTGATGGGGCTCTCGGGCTCGGGCAAGTCCACCATCCTGCGCGCCATCAACCGCCTTAACGAGGTGGCGCGCGGCGCGGTGATGGTCGAGCACAAGGGGGCGATGATCGACGTCGCCCGCTGCGACGAGGACACGCTGCGCGACATCCGCATGAACACCGTCTCCATGGTGTTCCAGCAATTCGGCCTGCTACCCTGGCGCACGGTGCGCGACAATGTGGGCTTTGGGCTGGAACTGCGCGGTACGCCCCCGGCCGAGCGCCGGCGCATCGTCGATGAAAAGCTCGCCATGGTCGGCCTCACCAACTGGGCAGAGAAATACACCAACGAACTTTCCGGCGGCATGCAGCAGCGCGTCGGCCTCGCCCGCGCCTTCGCCACCGATGCCGATATCCTGCTGATGGACGAGCCTTTCTCGGCGCTCGACCCGCTGATCCGCGACAAGCTGCAGGACGAGCTGCTCGACTTGCAGCGGCGCATCCAGAAGACCATCGTCTTCGTCAGCCACGATCTCGACGAGGCGCTGAAGCTCGGCAACAAGATCGCCATCATGGAAGGCGGACGCATCGTGCAAGCGGGCACGGCGGAAGACATCCTGCTGCGCCCGGCCAACGCCTATGTCGCGGAATTCGTGAAGCACATGAACCCACTCAACGTGCTGCGCGGCACGGCGGTGATGCGCCCGGCGGCCAGCCTGCCGCGCGAGGGCGATTCCGTGGTGCTCGACAAGGGCGGCCATGTGCGGCTGCGGGTGGATGGCGAGGGTCGGCCGCTTTCGCTCGATGTGGATGGCCGCGCCGGCCTGCTCGCTACCGCCGATGGCGAGGCCGGCGTGATCGACGACAAGCTGGCGCATGACGCCGACTGCATCGTCGCCCCGGTCGATCTCAAGCTGAAGGCGGCGATCGAGCTCAAGCGCCACACCGAGCTGCCGATCCTGCTGGTCGACAATCTCGGCCGCCTCGCCGGCCTGTGCGACGATGACGAGATCTATCGCGGCCTGCTCAGAAGGCTGGACGGGTAG
- the choW gene encoding choline ABC transporter permease subunit, whose amino-acid sequence MYDWLTEHKIPLGLWLRNFVDFLTTHGQGFFDFISLVLGALIGGFTAALLFVPPLLLIALFGLCAWLVHRSIGLVVFIVGALLLVTNLGYWTATMETLSLVICATFVCVVVGVPIGIAAAHRPWLYTAIRPVLDLMQTIPTFVYLIPTLVLFGLGAVPGLISTVIFSIPAPIRLTHLGISSVPPALYEAGKAFGATKTQLLFKVELPYALPTIMAGITQCIMLSLSMVVIAALVGADGLGKPVVRALNSVNIAMGFEAGLAIVVLAIVLDRVCKRPERRSRKG is encoded by the coding sequence ATGTATGACTGGCTGACCGAGCACAAGATTCCGCTGGGCCTCTGGCTGCGGAATTTCGTGGACTTCCTGACCACCCATGGGCAGGGCTTCTTCGACTTCATCTCGCTGGTGCTGGGAGCGCTGATCGGCGGCTTCACCGCCGCGCTGCTCTTCGTGCCGCCGCTGCTGCTGATCGCGCTGTTCGGGCTGTGCGCCTGGCTGGTGCATCGCTCCATCGGCCTCGTCGTGTTCATCGTCGGCGCGCTGCTGCTGGTCACCAATCTCGGCTACTGGACGGCGACGATGGAGACGCTCTCCCTCGTCATCTGCGCCACCTTCGTCTGCGTCGTGGTCGGCGTGCCGATCGGCATCGCCGCCGCGCACCGGCCCTGGCTCTACACCGCCATCCGCCCGGTGCTGGACCTCATGCAGACCATCCCGACCTTCGTGTACCTGATCCCGACGCTGGTGCTGTTCGGCCTCGGCGCGGTGCCCGGCCTGATCTCGACGGTGATCTTCTCCATTCCCGCGCCGATCCGCCTCACGCATCTGGGCATCTCCTCGGTGCCGCCGGCGCTCTATGAGGCCGGCAAGGCGTTTGGCGCCACCAAGACGCAGCTCCTGTTCAAGGTGGAGCTGCCCTATGCGCTGCCGACCATCATGGCCGGCATCACCCAGTGCATCATGCTCAGCCTCTCCATGGTGGTGATCGCGGCGCTGGTCGGCGCGGACGGGCTCGGCAAGCCGGTGGTGCGGGCGCTGAACTCGGTGAACATCGCCATGGGCTTCGAGGCGGGGCTCGCCATCGTCGTGCTCGCCATCGTGCTCGACCGCGTGTGCAAGCGGCCCGAACGCCGCTCCCGGAAAGGGTGA
- a CDS encoding choline ABC transporter substrate-binding protein, producing the protein MRSFHLLAAAALGLALGAAPGFHAAQAAEPAACKTVRFADVGWTDITATTALASDILEALGYTPKTQVLSVPVTYKSMQTKDIDVFLGNWMPTMEADLKPYRDDKSVEVIGVNLEGAKYTLAVPTYLYDEGLKSFADIAKFKDKLGGKIYGIEPGNDGNRLILDMIKDDKFGLKGFDLVESSEQGMLAQVERASKRKEAVVFLGWEPHPMNSKYKMSYLSGGDDVFGPNYGGATIYTNTRAGYVSECPNVGTLIKNLKFSLATENVVMGYILLDGMDPAKAAEKYLKANPTVWEPWLAGVTTIDGKPAVPAVKKSLGL; encoded by the coding sequence ATGCGCAGCTTCCACCTTCTGGCCGCCGCCGCCCTCGGCCTCGCGCTCGGCGCGGCGCCGGGCTTCCACGCGGCTCAGGCCGCCGAACCCGCGGCGTGCAAGACCGTGCGGTTCGCCGATGTCGGCTGGACCGACATCACCGCCACCACCGCGCTCGCCTCCGACATTCTGGAAGCGCTCGGCTACACGCCGAAGACACAGGTGCTCTCGGTGCCGGTGACCTACAAGTCGATGCAGACCAAGGACATCGACGTCTTCCTCGGCAACTGGATGCCGACCATGGAAGCCGACCTGAAGCCCTACCGCGACGACAAGAGCGTCGAGGTGATCGGCGTCAATCTCGAGGGCGCCAAATACACCCTCGCCGTGCCGACCTATCTCTATGACGAGGGGCTGAAGTCCTTCGCCGACATCGCCAAGTTCAAGGACAAGCTCGGCGGCAAGATCTATGGCATCGAGCCGGGCAATGACGGCAATCGGCTGATCCTCGACATGATCAAGGACGACAAGTTCGGGCTCAAGGGCTTCGATCTCGTCGAATCCAGCGAGCAGGGCATGCTGGCGCAGGTCGAGCGCGCCTCCAAGCGCAAGGAAGCGGTCGTCTTCCTCGGCTGGGAGCCCCACCCGATGAATTCCAAGTACAAGATGAGCTACCTGTCGGGCGGCGATGACGTGTTCGGCCCGAACTATGGCGGCGCCACCATCTACACCAACACCCGCGCCGGCTATGTTTCCGAGTGCCCGAATGTCGGCACCCTCATCAAGAACCTCAAGTTCTCGCTCGCGACCGAGAATGTGGTGATGGGCTACATCCTGCTCGACGGCATGGACCCCGCCAAGGCGGCGGAGAAGTATCTCAAGGCCAACCCGACCGTGTGGGAGCCCTGGCTCGCCGGCGTGACCACCATCGACGGCAAGCCCGCCGTGCCGGCGGTGAAGAAGAGCCTCGGCCTGTGA
- the betB gene encoding betaine-aldehyde dehydrogenase, producing the protein MAKANARSRAASVDLAREAAADLAAGEAGAPTADRRREPEDVRRRQLIEATIDSLAEIGFNASTLAQIARRAGVSPGLVAHYFGDKDGLLEATLRHLSLRLYRATALRLREARSARARVQALIDANLAPEEFDQRTSSVWLAFWGQVLHSERLRRVQRVYQARMLANLRHDLRALVAPHEVHRLAITIAAVIDGLWLRSSLSAAGETDSVSARQVASAFVDAQIAAAAPAAPATGTSPMTTPIPRHASHIAGRYHPTGGATFETRNPATGEVLAEIEIAGEAEVEAAVTAARTGQKRWAAMTGAERGRILKRAADLLRARNDELAHLETLDTGKPIQETIAVDVLSGADCIEYYAGLAAGLSGEHVDLGPTAFGYTRREPLGICAGIGAWNYPIQIACWKSAPALACGNAMIFKPAELTPLTALKLAEIYVEAGVPEGVFSVVQGFADTGRLLTRHPSIAKVSLTGEVGTGKKVMVDAAGTLKYVTLELGGKSPLIIFADADLDDAVSAALLANFYSAGEVCSNGTRVFVEESVRPAFLEKLVARVEKMVVGDPLDPATHVGALISPEHMEKVLGYIERGKAEGAKLLTGGARVTAGGLDKGAFVAPTVFDGCADGMGIVREEIFGPVMAVLSFTDEAEVIARANDTDFGLAAGVFTKDLARAHRVIAQLEAGTCWINTYNITPIELPFGGSKQSGLGRENGKAAIEHYTQVKSVYVNLGRVEAPY; encoded by the coding sequence GTGGCGAAAGCGAATGCGCGTTCCCGCGCGGCGTCTGTCGACCTTGCCCGCGAGGCCGCTGCGGACCTTGCCGCCGGCGAGGCGGGCGCGCCGACGGCTGACCGGCGCCGCGAGCCGGAGGATGTGCGCCGCCGCCAGCTCATCGAGGCGACCATCGATTCGCTGGCCGAGATCGGCTTCAACGCTTCGACGCTGGCGCAGATCGCCCGCCGGGCCGGCGTGTCGCCCGGCCTCGTGGCGCATTATTTCGGCGACAAGGACGGGCTGCTGGAAGCGACGCTCCGCCATCTCTCGCTGCGGCTCTACCGCGCGACGGCGCTGCGGCTGCGGGAGGCCCGCTCAGCGCGGGCGCGCGTTCAGGCGCTGATCGACGCCAATCTCGCGCCGGAGGAATTTGACCAGCGCACCTCGAGCGTCTGGCTCGCCTTCTGGGGTCAGGTGCTGCATTCCGAGCGCCTGCGCCGGGTGCAGCGGGTCTATCAGGCCCGCATGCTCGCCAATCTGCGCCATGATCTGCGGGCGCTGGTCGCCCCGCATGAGGTCCACCGCCTCGCCATCACCATCGCCGCCGTGATCGACGGCCTGTGGCTGCGCTCCTCCCTCTCCGCCGCCGGCGAGACGGATTCGGTGAGCGCCCGTCAGGTCGCGAGCGCCTTCGTCGATGCCCAGATCGCCGCCGCCGCGCCGGCCGCGCCCGCCACCGGAACCTCTCCCATGACGACACCCATCCCCCGCCACGCCAGCCACATTGCCGGGCGCTACCACCCGACCGGCGGCGCCACTTTCGAGACCCGCAACCCCGCCACGGGCGAGGTGCTGGCCGAGATCGAGATCGCCGGCGAGGCGGAGGTGGAGGCCGCCGTCACTGCGGCCCGCACCGGGCAGAAGCGTTGGGCGGCGATGACCGGGGCCGAGCGCGGGCGCATCCTCAAGCGCGCGGCCGATCTGCTGCGCGCCCGCAATGACGAGCTCGCCCATCTCGAGACGCTCGATACCGGCAAGCCGATCCAGGAAACCATTGCCGTCGACGTGCTCTCGGGCGCCGACTGCATCGAATATTACGCCGGCCTCGCCGCCGGGCTCTCGGGCGAGCATGTCGATCTCGGCCCCACGGCTTTCGGCTATACGCGCCGCGAGCCGCTCGGCATCTGCGCCGGCATCGGCGCGTGGAACTACCCCATCCAGATCGCCTGCTGGAAATCCGCCCCGGCGCTCGCCTGCGGCAATGCGATGATCTTCAAGCCGGCGGAACTCACCCCGCTGACCGCGCTGAAGCTCGCGGAGATCTATGTCGAGGCCGGCGTGCCGGAGGGCGTGTTCTCCGTCGTGCAGGGCTTCGCCGATACGGGTCGCCTGCTCACCCGCCACCCTTCCATCGCCAAGGTCTCGCTCACCGGCGAGGTCGGCACCGGCAAGAAGGTGATGGTCGATGCCGCCGGCACGCTGAAATATGTGACGCTGGAACTCGGCGGAAAATCCCCGCTCATCATCTTCGCCGATGCCGATCTCGACGACGCGGTCTCCGCCGCGCTGCTGGCGAATTTCTACTCGGCCGGCGAGGTCTGCTCCAACGGCACCCGCGTCTTCGTCGAGGAGAGCGTGCGCCCGGCCTTCCTCGAGAAGCTCGTCGCCCGCGTCGAGAAGATGGTGGTCGGCGACCCGCTCGACCCGGCGACCCATGTCGGCGCGCTGATCTCGCCCGAGCACATGGAAAAAGTGCTCGGCTATATCGAACGCGGCAAGGCGGAGGGGGCGAAGCTGCTCACCGGCGGGGCGCGCGTTACCGCGGGCGGGCTCGACAAGGGCGCCTTCGTCGCCCCCACCGTGTTCGACGGCTGCGCCGACGGCATGGGCATCGTGCGCGAGGAAATCTTCGGCCCGGTGATGGCGGTGCTGTCCTTCACCGACGAGGCGGAGGTGATCGCCCGCGCCAACGACACCGATTTCGGCCTCGCCGCCGGTGTGTTCACCAAAGACCTCGCCCGCGCCCACCGCGTCATCGCGCAGCTGGAAGCCGGCACCTGCTGGATCAATACCTACAACATCACGCCGATCGAGCTGCCCTTTGGCGGGTCCAAGCAGTCGGGCCTCGGGCGGGAGAACGGCAAGGCGGCGATCGAGCACTACACGCAAGTGAAGAGCGTCTACGTCAATCTCGGCCGCGTCGAGGCGCCCTACTGA
- the betA gene encoding choline dehydrogenase, which yields MAAPVDMADYIIIGAGSAGCVLADRLSADGTNRVTVLEFGGSDRSIFIQMPTALSIPMNMAKYNWMYESEPEPGLGGRRMHCPRGKVLGGSSSINGLVYMRGAAADFDRWASEGAAGWSYADVLPYFRRAEGRRDGGDEYRGSDGPLATRYGPLENPLYRAFLDAAQQAGYPASDDVNGYQQEGFGRMDMTVKDGVRWSAANAYLKPAMKRPNLRVETHARVERILFEGRRAVGVQWSRGGQTHTLRAAREVILSAGPIASPQMLKLSGIGDADELKSHGLEVIAHRRGVGENLQDHLEIYFQQACTQPVSLYSQMGLVARGLIGAKWLLTRKGLGATNHFEACGFIRSRAGIPSPDIQYHFLPLAVTYDGQGMASEHGYQAHVGPMRSKSRGWVRLRSADPADKPRVQFNYLTHPDDLTEFRAAVRLTREIFNQPAFAPYRGREIQPGADVTSDEAIDAFLRAHVESAYHPSCSAKMGAPSDPMAVVDPKMRVIGVEGLRVVDSSTMPSITNANLNAPTIMMAEKAADHILGRPLLAPSNAPTYTAPNWQTAQR from the coding sequence ATGGCCGCGCCCGTGGACATGGCCGACTACATCATCATCGGCGCCGGATCGGCCGGCTGCGTGCTCGCCGACCGGCTGAGCGCGGATGGCACGAACCGGGTCACCGTGCTCGAATTCGGCGGCTCCGACCGGTCGATCTTCATCCAGATGCCGACCGCCCTGTCCATTCCGATGAACATGGCGAAGTACAACTGGATGTATGAGAGCGAGCCCGAGCCCGGCCTCGGCGGGCGGCGGATGCACTGCCCGCGCGGCAAGGTGCTCGGCGGCTCCTCCTCGATCAACGGCCTGGTCTATATGCGCGGCGCGGCGGCGGATTTTGACCGCTGGGCGAGCGAGGGCGCGGCCGGCTGGTCCTATGCCGACGTGCTCCCCTATTTCCGCCGCGCCGAAGGCCGGCGCGACGGCGGCGACGAGTATCGCGGCAGCGACGGCCCGCTCGCCACCCGCTACGGACCACTGGAGAACCCGCTCTACCGGGCCTTTCTCGATGCCGCGCAGCAGGCGGGCTACCCGGCCAGCGACGACGTGAACGGCTACCAGCAGGAAGGCTTCGGCCGGATGGACATGACGGTGAAGGACGGCGTTCGCTGGTCCGCCGCCAATGCCTATCTGAAGCCGGCTATGAAGCGTCCGAACCTGCGCGTCGAAACCCATGCCCGCGTCGAGCGCATCCTGTTCGAGGGGCGCCGGGCGGTCGGCGTGCAGTGGTCGCGCGGCGGTCAGACGCATACGCTGCGCGCGGCGCGCGAGGTCATCCTCTCCGCTGGCCCCATCGCCTCGCCGCAAATGCTGAAACTCTCCGGCATCGGCGACGCGGATGAGCTGAAGAGCCATGGCCTCGAGGTCATCGCCCACCGGCGCGGCGTCGGCGAGAATCTTCAGGACCATCTGGAGATCTATTTCCAGCAGGCCTGCACCCAGCCGGTCAGCCTTTATTCGCAGATGGGCCTCGTTGCGCGTGGCCTCATCGGCGCAAAATGGCTGCTCACCAGAAAGGGGCTCGGCGCCACCAATCATTTCGAGGCCTGCGGCTTCATCCGCTCGCGCGCCGGCATTCCCTCGCCGGACATCCAGTACCATTTCCTGCCGCTGGCCGTGACCTATGACGGGCAGGGCATGGCGAGCGAGCATGGCTATCAGGCCCATGTCGGGCCGATGCGCTCGAAAAGCCGGGGCTGGGTGCGCCTGCGCTCGGCCGATCCCGCCGACAAGCCGCGCGTGCAGTTCAACTACCTCACCCACCCGGACGATCTCACCGAGTTCCGCGCCGCCGTGCGCCTCACCCGCGAGATCTTCAACCAGCCGGCCTTCGCGCCCTATCGCGGCCGCGAGATCCAGCCGGGGGCGGATGTCACCAGCGACGAGGCGATCGACGCCTTCCTGCGCGCGCATGTGGAGAGCGCCTATCACCCCTCCTGCTCGGCCAAGATGGGCGCGCCGTCCGATCCGATGGCGGTGGTCGACCCGAAAATGCGAGTGATCGGCGTCGAGGGGCTGCGCGTGGTGGATTCCTCCACCATGCCTTCCATCACCAACGCCAATCTCAACGCGCCGACCATCATGATGGCGGAGAAGGCGGCCGACCACATCCTCGGACGTCCGCTGCTCGCCCCGTCCAACGCGCCGACCTATACCGCGCCGAACTG